A window from Fragaria vesca subsp. vesca linkage group LG5, FraVesHawaii_1.0, whole genome shotgun sequence encodes these proteins:
- the LOC101306915 gene encoding respiratory burst oxidase homolog protein D-like — protein MGSRREDQELSSDSEVMARTERKAFSGPLGPSSSSGAWRRIKSLDRKRTSTSTENDDDEAYVEITLDILDDSVAVHSVQAAGGGGHEDPQLALLAKKTLEGKKSASFRSSLLRSTSTHIRQVSQELKRLASFSKRNSGAGRRIDRTRSATAHALKSLKFITAKASAANGWASVEKRFDDLTANSNGLLNSSLFGECIGMNKESKEFAGELFRAIARRRNISGDAINKAQLREFWEQISDESFDSRLQTFFDMVDKDADGRITEEEVREIISLSASANKLSNIQKQAQEYAALIMEELDPDNVGYIMVENLETLLLQAPVHHSVTVSDSRVLSQLLSQKLKPTQENNPIKRCYHKTKYFLLDNWKRVWVLMLWISIVSALFVYKFIQYKNKEAFEVMGYCVCVAKGGAETLKFNMALILLPVCRNTITWLRNKTKLGVVVPFDDNLNFHKVIAVGIIVGVGLHAGAHLTCDFPRLIHATEEQYESMIPYFGEDQPDNYWWFVKGVEGLTGIGMVVLMTIAFTLATPWFRRNKLNLPKPLKKLTGFNAFWYSHHLFVIVYALLILHGIRLYLTKKWYYKTTWMYLAVPVFLYACERLIRFFRSSIKPVKILKVAVYPGNVLALHMSKPQGFKYKSGQYMFVNCAAVSPFEWHPFSITSAPGDDYLSVHIRTLGDWTRQLKTVFSSVCQPSAAGKSGLLRADMQEENNPSFPKILIDGPYGAPAQDYKKYDVVLLVGLGIGATPMVSIVKDIINNMNSLKNKELDEYAVLDDVLESGRAGNNTNNSSSSNGKSNKSNKGFRTQKAYYYWVTREQGSFEWFKGILNEVAEMDEKGVIELHNYCTSVYEEGDARSALIAMLQNLHHAKNGVDVVSGTRVKSHFAKPNWRQVYKKIALHHPDSRVGVFYCGAPALTKELKQLALDFSHRTSTKFEFHKENF, from the exons ATGGGAAGCCGTCGGGAGGATCAAGAGCTTTCCTCCGACTCTGAGGTGATGGCGAGAACCGAGAGGAAAGCTTTCAGCGGTCCTCTCGGCCCGAGTTCCTCCTCCGGGGCTTGGAGGAGGATTAAGAGCTTGGATAGGAAGAGGACTAGTACCAGCACCGAAAACGATGACGACGAGGCTTACGTCGAGATAACTCTCGACATCCTCGACGACTCGGTGGCCGTGCACAGTGTTCAGGCCGCCGGAGGTGGTGGCCACGAAGATCCTCAGCTTGCCTTGCTGGCCAAGAAGACTCTGGAAGGCAAGAAATCGGCGTCGTTCCGGTCGTCGCTCCTCCGAAGCACGTCGACGCACATACGGCAGGTCTCGCAGGAGCTGAAGCGTCTGGCTTCATTCTCGAAGCGAAACTCCGGCGCCGGCAGACGCATCGACAGGACTAGGTCCGCCACCGCGCATGCGTTGAAGAGCCTCAAGTTCATCACCGCCAAGGCCTCTGCCGCCAACGGCTGGGCCTCGGTCGAGAAACGTTTCGACGACCTCACCGCCAACTCCAATGGCCTCCTCAACTCTTCTCTCTTCGGTGAATGCATAG GAATGAACAAGGAGTCTAAGGAGTTCGCCGGCGAGCTTTTCCGGGCGATTGCTCGGAGACGCAACATTAGCGGTGATGCCATCAATAAGGCACAGCTCAGAGAGTTCTGGGAGCAGATTTCTGACGAAAGCTTCGACTCTAGGCTCCAGACTTTCTTTGACAT GGTGGATAAAGACGCCGACGGAAGAATCACAGAAGAAGAAGTCAGAGAG ATTATTAGTCTCAGTGCTTCTGCGAACAAACTTTCCAACATTCAGAAGCAAGCTCAGGAATATGCAGCGCTCATTATGGAAGAGCTTGACCCAGACAATGTTGGCTACATTATG GTTGAAAACTTGGAAACTTTGTTGCTGCAAGCTCCGGTGCACCACTCGGTGACGGTAAGCGACAGCCGAGTTCTGAGTCAGCTACTGAGTCAGAAGCTGAAGCCAACGCAAGAAAACAACCCAATTAAAAGATGTTACCATAAGACTAAGTACTTCTTGTTAGATAATTGGAAAAGAGTTTGGGTCTTGATGCTATGGATTAGCATAGTGTCGGCTTTGTTTGTGTACAAGTTTATTCAGTACAAGAATAAGGAAGCATTTGAAGTGATGGGGTATTGTGTTTGCGTCGCCAAAGGTGGAGCAGAGACTTTGAAGTTCAACATGGCGCTGATTTTGTTACCGGTTTGTCGAAACACGATTACTTGGCTGAGAAACAAGACCAAATTGGGGGTGGTAGTCCCGTTCGATGATAATCTGAACTTTCATAAGGTGATTGCAGTAGGAATAATCGTCGGGGTTGGATTACACGCCGGAGCACATTTGACGTGTGATTTTCCGAGGCTGATTCATGCCACGGAAGAACAGTACGAGAGCATGATACCCTACTTCGGTGAAGACCAGCCTGACAATTATTGGTGGTTTGTGAAGGGGGTGGAAGGATTGACTGGGATTGGGATGGTGGTGTTGATGACCATAGCATTCACTTTGGCCACTCCTTGGTTTAGAAGAAACAAGTTAAACTTGCCAAAGCCGCTGAAGAAACTCACAGGTTTCAATGCCTTTTGGTATTCACACCATCTATTTGTTATAGTCTACGCTCTCCTCATACTCCATGGCATTAGACTCTACCTCACTAAGAAATGGTACTACAAAACG ACATGGATGTATTTGGCAGTGCCGGTTTTCCTCTACGCTTGTGAAAGGCTGATCAGGTTTTTCAGATCAAGCATCAAGCCAGTTAAGATTCTTAAG GTTGCTGTTTATCCGGGGAATGTGCTTGCATTGCACATGTCTAAGCCGCAAGGCTTCAAATACAAGAGCGGGCAGTACATGTTCGTCAACTGCGCCGCAGTTTCTCCATTCGAATG GCATCCATTTTCGATTACCTCTGCACCGGGAGATGACTACCTAAGCGTCCACATTCGAACACTCGGGGATTGGACTCGGCAGCTCAAGACCGTTTTCTCATCG GTATGTCAGCCTTCAGCTGCTGGTAAAAGCGGGTTACTCAGAGCTGACATGCAAGAAGAAAATAACCCCAGCTTTCCCAAGATCCTAATCGACGGTCCATACGGAGCACCAGCACAAGACTACAAGAAGTACGACGTCGTGTTGCTGGTCGGCCTCGGAATCGGGGCCACGCCCATGGTTAGCATTGTGAAAGACATCATCAACAACATGAATTCCTTGAAGAACAAGGAACTAGACGAGTACGCAGTTTTGGACGATGTACTGGAGAGTGGGAGGGCTGGTAATAATACTAACAACAGCAGCAGCAGTAATGGCAAGAGCAACAAGAGCAATAAAGGGTTCAGGACCCAGAAAGCTTATTACTATTGGGTGACGAGGGAACAAGGCTCGTTTGAATGGTTCAAAGGGATCCTCAATGAGGTGGCTGAGATGGATGAAAAGGGTGTGATTGAGTTGCATAACTACTGCACCAGTGTGTACGAGGAAGGTGACGCTAGGTCAGCACTGATAGCCATGCTTCAGAATCTCCACCATGCCAAGAATGGCGTAGATGTAGTCTCAGGGACGCGCGTCAAATCCCATTTCGCCAAACCCAATTGGCGCCAAGTCTACAAGAAGATCGCACTGCATCATCCTGATAGCCGAGTCG